In Phyllopteryx taeniolatus isolate TA_2022b chromosome 1, UOR_Ptae_1.2, whole genome shotgun sequence, the following proteins share a genomic window:
- the LOC133479292 gene encoding abl interactor 2-like isoform X2 yields the protein MAMAAVPHATVAAPENPRCPAKDVKMAELQMLLEEEIPAGRSALLDSFTNLERVAEYCESNYVQSPDKQRALEETKNYTTQSLASVAYLINTLANNVLQMLDIQASQLRRMESSINHISQTVDIHKEKVARREIGILTTNKNTSRTHKIIAPANPERPVRYIRKPVDYSLLDDMGHGVKWLQRFKASAQSMKAGGGGGLPRTNPPTQKPPSPPMSGKGTLGRHSPYRTLEPVRPPVVPNDYVSSPTRNMAHPLQSPARNASVNQRNRTYSGSSGGSHPSSSRSSSRENSGSGSVGLPIAVPTPAPPTAFPAPAPSNTTKPTSNTATTPGPIPPVLDGPSQASNPPTEIPHVPPPPPQLPTSAAPTGTGPATYGNPAQGAPQFYSMNRPVQPPQNAHVGGSLPYRRPSSVTGQPNMNQNQLNGGPHFAQNQGPLAPPPPSMQITPQLPLMGFVARVQETISDAPPPPPLVDEPVFEDPTPPPPEDYEDDEEEEESAVVEYSDPYAEEDPPWAPRSYLEKVVAIYDYSRDKEDELSFQEGAIIYVIKKNDDGWYEGVMNGTTGLFPGNYVESIMHYAD from the exons ATGGCGATGGCTGCAGTACCGCACGCAACCGTGGCGGCGCCAGAGAACCCACGCTGCCCCGCTAAAGATGTGAAAATGGCGGAGCTACAAATGCTTTTGGAAGAGGAGATTCCAGCAGGTCGAAGCGCTCTGCTGGATAGTTTCACGAATTTGGAAAGAGTCGCCGAGTATTGCGAGAGCAACTATGTCCAG TCTCCAGATAAGCAGCGAGCCCTGGAGGAGACCAAGAATTACACCACTCAGTCGCTGGCCAGCGTGGCGTACCTGATTAACACGCTGGCCAACAATGTCCTGCAGATGCTGGACATCCAGGCCTCGCAGCTACGCCGCATGGAGTCTTCCATCAACCACATCTCTCAG ACGGTGGACATTCACAAAGAGAAGGTGGCCAGGCGGGAAATTGGCATCCTCACCACCAACAAGAATACATCCCGCACACACAAGATCATCGCCCCAGCCAATCCAGAGAGGCCTGTGCGCTACATCCGCAAGCCTGTCGACTACAGCCTGCTGGATGACATGGGCCATGGAGTCAAG TGGTTGCAAAGGTTTAAG GCGAGTGCTCAGAGCATGAAAGCTGGTGGTGGAGGTGGACTCCCTCGCACGAACCCCCCGACACAGAAGCCGCCCAGCCCCCCTATGAGCGGAAAAGGGACTCTTGG GCGACACTCCCCATATAGGACCCTCGAGCCGGTGCGTCCTCCCGTTGTCCCTAACGACTACGTCTCAAGCCCGACGCGCAACATGGCGCACCCCCTGCAGAGCCCAGCACGCAATGCATCTGTTAATCAGAGGAACCGCACGTACAG CGGGAGCAGCGGAGGCAGCCACCCCAGCAGTAGTCGCAGCAGCAGCCGGGAGAACAGTGGCAGCGGTAGTGTGGGTCTGCCCATCGCTGTGCCCACCCCGGCCCCGCCCACTGCCTTCCCAG CCCCTGCCCCCTCCAACACAACTAAACCTACATCCAACACTGCCACAACCCCTGGTCCCATACCCCCCGTCCTTGACGGCCCCTCCCAGGCCTCTAACCCGCCTACTGAGATCCCGCAtgtgcccccaccccctccccagcTCCCCACCTCCGCAGCCCCCACTGGCACAGGACCAGCTACTTATGGAAACCCTGCACAAG GTGCCCCTCAGTTCTACAGCATGAACCGCCCGGTGCAGCCACCCCAGAACGCCCATGTGGGAGGCTCGCTGCCGTACCGCCGCCCCTCGTCTGTCACCGGCCAGCCTAACATGAATCAGAACCAGCTCAACGGTGGACCACACTTTGCCCAGAATCAAG GCCCACTTgcgccccctcccccctccatGCAGATCACCCCTCAGCTGCCCCTGATGGGCTTTGTGGCCCGAGTTCAGGAGACCA TCTCAGATGCGCCGCCCCCGCCGCCCCTTGTGGACGAGCCAGTCTTTGAGGACCCTACACCTCCTCCACCGGAGGactatgaggatgatgaggaagaagaggagtcGGCGGTGGTGGAGTATAGCGACCCGTACGCAGAGGAGGACCCGCCCTGGGCACCACGCAGCTACCTGGAGAAAG TGGTGGCCATCTACGACTACAGTCGGGACAAAGAAGACGAGCTGTCCTTCCAGGAGGGCGCCATTATCTACGTGATCAAGAAGAACGACGACGGCTGGTACGAGGGCGTGATGAATGGAACCACAGGCCTCTTCCCAGGCAACTACGTCGAATCCATCATGCACTACGCTGATTGA
- the LOC133479292 gene encoding abl interactor 2-like isoform X6 — MAMAAVPHATVAAPENPRCPAKDVKMAELQMLLEEEIPAGRSALLDSFTNLERVAEYCESNYVQSPDKQRALEETKNYTTQSLASVAYLINTLANNVLQMLDIQASQLRRMESSINHISQTVDIHKEKVARREIGILTTNKNTSRTHKIIAPANPERPVRYIRKPVDYSLLDDMGHGVKWLQRFKASAQSMKAGGGGGLPRTNPPTQKPPSPPMSGKGTLGSGSSGGSHPSSSRSSSRENSGSGSVGLPIAVPTPAPPTAFPAPAPSNTTKPTSNTATTPGPIPPVLDGPSQASNPPTEIPHVPPPPPQLPTSAAPTGTGPATYGNPAQGAPQFYSMNRPVQPPQNAHVGGSLPYRRPSSVTGQPNMNQNQLNGGPHFAQNQGPLAPPPPSMQITPQLPLMGFVARVQETISDAPPPPPLVDEPVFEDPTPPPPEDYEDDEEEEESAVVEYSDPYAEEDPPWAPRSYLEKVVAIYDYSRDKEDELSFQEGAIIYVIKKNDDGWYEGVMNGTTGLFPGNYVESIMHYAD; from the exons ATGGCGATGGCTGCAGTACCGCACGCAACCGTGGCGGCGCCAGAGAACCCACGCTGCCCCGCTAAAGATGTGAAAATGGCGGAGCTACAAATGCTTTTGGAAGAGGAGATTCCAGCAGGTCGAAGCGCTCTGCTGGATAGTTTCACGAATTTGGAAAGAGTCGCCGAGTATTGCGAGAGCAACTATGTCCAG TCTCCAGATAAGCAGCGAGCCCTGGAGGAGACCAAGAATTACACCACTCAGTCGCTGGCCAGCGTGGCGTACCTGATTAACACGCTGGCCAACAATGTCCTGCAGATGCTGGACATCCAGGCCTCGCAGCTACGCCGCATGGAGTCTTCCATCAACCACATCTCTCAG ACGGTGGACATTCACAAAGAGAAGGTGGCCAGGCGGGAAATTGGCATCCTCACCACCAACAAGAATACATCCCGCACACACAAGATCATCGCCCCAGCCAATCCAGAGAGGCCTGTGCGCTACATCCGCAAGCCTGTCGACTACAGCCTGCTGGATGACATGGGCCATGGAGTCAAG TGGTTGCAAAGGTTTAAG GCGAGTGCTCAGAGCATGAAAGCTGGTGGTGGAGGTGGACTCCCTCGCACGAACCCCCCGACACAGAAGCCGCCCAGCCCCCCTATGAGCGGAAAAGGGACTCTTGG CAGCGGGAGCAGCGGAGGCAGCCACCCCAGCAGTAGTCGCAGCAGCAGCCGGGAGAACAGTGGCAGCGGTAGTGTGGGTCTGCCCATCGCTGTGCCCACCCCGGCCCCGCCCACTGCCTTCCCAG CCCCTGCCCCCTCCAACACAACTAAACCTACATCCAACACTGCCACAACCCCTGGTCCCATACCCCCCGTCCTTGACGGCCCCTCCCAGGCCTCTAACCCGCCTACTGAGATCCCGCAtgtgcccccaccccctccccagcTCCCCACCTCCGCAGCCCCCACTGGCACAGGACCAGCTACTTATGGAAACCCTGCACAAG GTGCCCCTCAGTTCTACAGCATGAACCGCCCGGTGCAGCCACCCCAGAACGCCCATGTGGGAGGCTCGCTGCCGTACCGCCGCCCCTCGTCTGTCACCGGCCAGCCTAACATGAATCAGAACCAGCTCAACGGTGGACCACACTTTGCCCAGAATCAAG GCCCACTTgcgccccctcccccctccatGCAGATCACCCCTCAGCTGCCCCTGATGGGCTTTGTGGCCCGAGTTCAGGAGACCA TCTCAGATGCGCCGCCCCCGCCGCCCCTTGTGGACGAGCCAGTCTTTGAGGACCCTACACCTCCTCCACCGGAGGactatgaggatgatgaggaagaagaggagtcGGCGGTGGTGGAGTATAGCGACCCGTACGCAGAGGAGGACCCGCCCTGGGCACCACGCAGCTACCTGGAGAAAG TGGTGGCCATCTACGACTACAGTCGGGACAAAGAAGACGAGCTGTCCTTCCAGGAGGGCGCCATTATCTACGTGATCAAGAAGAACGACGACGGCTGGTACGAGGGCGTGATGAATGGAACCACAGGCCTCTTCCCAGGCAACTACGTCGAATCCATCATGCACTACGCTGATTGA
- the LOC133479292 gene encoding abl interactor 2-like isoform X13, translating into MAMAAVPHATVAAPENPRCPAKDVKMAELQMLLEEEIPAGRSALLDSFTNLERVAEYCESNYVQSPDKQRALEETKNYTTQSLASVAYLINTLANNVLQMLDIQASQLRRMESSINHISQTVDIHKEKVARREIGILTTNKNTSRTHKIIAPANPERPVRYIRKPVDYSLLDDMGHGVKWLQRFKASAQSMKAGGGGGLPRTNPPTQKPPSPPMSGKGTLGRHSPYRTLEPVRPPVVPNDYVSSPTRNMAHPLQSPARNASVNQRNRTYSSGSSGGSHPSSSRSSSRENSGSGSVGLPIAVPTPAPPTAFPGAPQFYSMNRPVQPPQNAHVGGSLPYRRPSSVTGQPNMNQNQLNGGPHFAQNQVSDAPPPPPLVDEPVFEDPTPPPPEDYEDDEEEEESAVVEYSDPYAEEDPPWAPRSYLEKVVAIYDYSRDKEDELSFQEGAIIYVIKKNDDGWYEGVMNGTTGLFPGNYVESIMHYAD; encoded by the exons ATGGCGATGGCTGCAGTACCGCACGCAACCGTGGCGGCGCCAGAGAACCCACGCTGCCCCGCTAAAGATGTGAAAATGGCGGAGCTACAAATGCTTTTGGAAGAGGAGATTCCAGCAGGTCGAAGCGCTCTGCTGGATAGTTTCACGAATTTGGAAAGAGTCGCCGAGTATTGCGAGAGCAACTATGTCCAG TCTCCAGATAAGCAGCGAGCCCTGGAGGAGACCAAGAATTACACCACTCAGTCGCTGGCCAGCGTGGCGTACCTGATTAACACGCTGGCCAACAATGTCCTGCAGATGCTGGACATCCAGGCCTCGCAGCTACGCCGCATGGAGTCTTCCATCAACCACATCTCTCAG ACGGTGGACATTCACAAAGAGAAGGTGGCCAGGCGGGAAATTGGCATCCTCACCACCAACAAGAATACATCCCGCACACACAAGATCATCGCCCCAGCCAATCCAGAGAGGCCTGTGCGCTACATCCGCAAGCCTGTCGACTACAGCCTGCTGGATGACATGGGCCATGGAGTCAAG TGGTTGCAAAGGTTTAAG GCGAGTGCTCAGAGCATGAAAGCTGGTGGTGGAGGTGGACTCCCTCGCACGAACCCCCCGACACAGAAGCCGCCCAGCCCCCCTATGAGCGGAAAAGGGACTCTTGG GCGACACTCCCCATATAGGACCCTCGAGCCGGTGCGTCCTCCCGTTGTCCCTAACGACTACGTCTCAAGCCCGACGCGCAACATGGCGCACCCCCTGCAGAGCCCAGCACGCAATGCATCTGTTAATCAGAGGAACCGCACGTACAG CAGCGGGAGCAGCGGAGGCAGCCACCCCAGCAGTAGTCGCAGCAGCAGCCGGGAGAACAGTGGCAGCGGTAGTGTGGGTCTGCCCATCGCTGTGCCCACCCCGGCCCCGCCCACTGCCTTCCCAG GTGCCCCTCAGTTCTACAGCATGAACCGCCCGGTGCAGCCACCCCAGAACGCCCATGTGGGAGGCTCGCTGCCGTACCGCCGCCCCTCGTCTGTCACCGGCCAGCCTAACATGAATCAGAACCAGCTCAACGGTGGACCACACTTTGCCCAGAATCAAG TCTCAGATGCGCCGCCCCCGCCGCCCCTTGTGGACGAGCCAGTCTTTGAGGACCCTACACCTCCTCCACCGGAGGactatgaggatgatgaggaagaagaggagtcGGCGGTGGTGGAGTATAGCGACCCGTACGCAGAGGAGGACCCGCCCTGGGCACCACGCAGCTACCTGGAGAAAG TGGTGGCCATCTACGACTACAGTCGGGACAAAGAAGACGAGCTGTCCTTCCAGGAGGGCGCCATTATCTACGTGATCAAGAAGAACGACGACGGCTGGTACGAGGGCGTGATGAATGGAACCACAGGCCTCTTCCCAGGCAACTACGTCGAATCCATCATGCACTACGCTGATTGA
- the LOC133479292 gene encoding abl interactor 2-like isoform X12, with product MAMAAVPHATVAAPENPRCPAKDVKMAELQMLLEEEIPAGRSALLDSFTNLERVAEYCESNYVQSPDKQRALEETKNYTTQSLASVAYLINTLANNVLQMLDIQASQLRRMESSINHISQTVDIHKEKVARREIGILTTNKNTSRTHKIIAPANPERPVRYIRKPVDYSLLDDMGHGVKASAQSMKAGGGGGLPRTNPPTQKPPSPPMSGKGTLGRHSPYRTLEPVRPPVVPNDYVSSPTRNMAHPLQSPARNASVNQRNRTYSSGSSGGSHPSSSRSSSRENSGSGSVGLPIAVPTPAPPTAFPGAPQFYSMNRPVQPPQNAHVGGSLPYRRPSSVTGQPNMNQNQLNGGPHFAQNQGPLAPPPPSMQITPQLPLMGFVARVQETISDAPPPPPLVDEPVFEDPTPPPPEDYEDDEEEEESAVVEYSDPYAEEDPPWAPRSYLEKVVAIYDYSRDKEDELSFQEGAIIYVIKKNDDGWYEGVMNGTTGLFPGNYVESIMHYAD from the exons ATGGCGATGGCTGCAGTACCGCACGCAACCGTGGCGGCGCCAGAGAACCCACGCTGCCCCGCTAAAGATGTGAAAATGGCGGAGCTACAAATGCTTTTGGAAGAGGAGATTCCAGCAGGTCGAAGCGCTCTGCTGGATAGTTTCACGAATTTGGAAAGAGTCGCCGAGTATTGCGAGAGCAACTATGTCCAG TCTCCAGATAAGCAGCGAGCCCTGGAGGAGACCAAGAATTACACCACTCAGTCGCTGGCCAGCGTGGCGTACCTGATTAACACGCTGGCCAACAATGTCCTGCAGATGCTGGACATCCAGGCCTCGCAGCTACGCCGCATGGAGTCTTCCATCAACCACATCTCTCAG ACGGTGGACATTCACAAAGAGAAGGTGGCCAGGCGGGAAATTGGCATCCTCACCACCAACAAGAATACATCCCGCACACACAAGATCATCGCCCCAGCCAATCCAGAGAGGCCTGTGCGCTACATCCGCAAGCCTGTCGACTACAGCCTGCTGGATGACATGGGCCATGGAGTCAAG GCGAGTGCTCAGAGCATGAAAGCTGGTGGTGGAGGTGGACTCCCTCGCACGAACCCCCCGACACAGAAGCCGCCCAGCCCCCCTATGAGCGGAAAAGGGACTCTTGG GCGACACTCCCCATATAGGACCCTCGAGCCGGTGCGTCCTCCCGTTGTCCCTAACGACTACGTCTCAAGCCCGACGCGCAACATGGCGCACCCCCTGCAGAGCCCAGCACGCAATGCATCTGTTAATCAGAGGAACCGCACGTACAG CAGCGGGAGCAGCGGAGGCAGCCACCCCAGCAGTAGTCGCAGCAGCAGCCGGGAGAACAGTGGCAGCGGTAGTGTGGGTCTGCCCATCGCTGTGCCCACCCCGGCCCCGCCCACTGCCTTCCCAG GTGCCCCTCAGTTCTACAGCATGAACCGCCCGGTGCAGCCACCCCAGAACGCCCATGTGGGAGGCTCGCTGCCGTACCGCCGCCCCTCGTCTGTCACCGGCCAGCCTAACATGAATCAGAACCAGCTCAACGGTGGACCACACTTTGCCCAGAATCAAG GCCCACTTgcgccccctcccccctccatGCAGATCACCCCTCAGCTGCCCCTGATGGGCTTTGTGGCCCGAGTTCAGGAGACCA TCTCAGATGCGCCGCCCCCGCCGCCCCTTGTGGACGAGCCAGTCTTTGAGGACCCTACACCTCCTCCACCGGAGGactatgaggatgatgaggaagaagaggagtcGGCGGTGGTGGAGTATAGCGACCCGTACGCAGAGGAGGACCCGCCCTGGGCACCACGCAGCTACCTGGAGAAAG TGGTGGCCATCTACGACTACAGTCGGGACAAAGAAGACGAGCTGTCCTTCCAGGAGGGCGCCATTATCTACGTGATCAAGAAGAACGACGACGGCTGGTACGAGGGCGTGATGAATGGAACCACAGGCCTCTTCCCAGGCAACTACGTCGAATCCATCATGCACTACGCTGATTGA
- the LOC133479292 gene encoding abl interactor 1-like isoform X17, whose protein sequence is MAMAAVPHATVAAPENPRCPAKDVKMAELQMLLEEEIPAGRSALLDSFTNLERVAEYCESNYVQSPDKQRALEETKNYTTQSLASVAYLINTLANNVLQMLDIQASQLRRMESSINHISQTVDIHKEKVARREIGILTTNKNTSRTHKIIAPANPERPVRYIRKPVDYSLLDDMGHGVKWLQRFKASAQSMKAGGGGGLPRTNPPTQKPPSPPMSGKGTLGSGSSGGSHPSSSRSSSRENSGSGSVGLPIAVPTPAPPTAFPGAPQFYSMNRPVQPPQNAHVGGSLPYRRPSSVTGQPNMNQNQLNGGPHFAQNQGPLAPPPPSMQITPQLPLMGFVARVQETISDAPPPPPLVDEPVFEDPTPPPPEDYEDDEEEEESAVVEYSDPYAEEDPPWAPRSYLEKVVAIYDYSRDKEDELSFQEGAIIYVIKKNDDGWYEGVMNGTTGLFPGNYVESIMHYAD, encoded by the exons ATGGCGATGGCTGCAGTACCGCACGCAACCGTGGCGGCGCCAGAGAACCCACGCTGCCCCGCTAAAGATGTGAAAATGGCGGAGCTACAAATGCTTTTGGAAGAGGAGATTCCAGCAGGTCGAAGCGCTCTGCTGGATAGTTTCACGAATTTGGAAAGAGTCGCCGAGTATTGCGAGAGCAACTATGTCCAG TCTCCAGATAAGCAGCGAGCCCTGGAGGAGACCAAGAATTACACCACTCAGTCGCTGGCCAGCGTGGCGTACCTGATTAACACGCTGGCCAACAATGTCCTGCAGATGCTGGACATCCAGGCCTCGCAGCTACGCCGCATGGAGTCTTCCATCAACCACATCTCTCAG ACGGTGGACATTCACAAAGAGAAGGTGGCCAGGCGGGAAATTGGCATCCTCACCACCAACAAGAATACATCCCGCACACACAAGATCATCGCCCCAGCCAATCCAGAGAGGCCTGTGCGCTACATCCGCAAGCCTGTCGACTACAGCCTGCTGGATGACATGGGCCATGGAGTCAAG TGGTTGCAAAGGTTTAAG GCGAGTGCTCAGAGCATGAAAGCTGGTGGTGGAGGTGGACTCCCTCGCACGAACCCCCCGACACAGAAGCCGCCCAGCCCCCCTATGAGCGGAAAAGGGACTCTTGG CAGCGGGAGCAGCGGAGGCAGCCACCCCAGCAGTAGTCGCAGCAGCAGCCGGGAGAACAGTGGCAGCGGTAGTGTGGGTCTGCCCATCGCTGTGCCCACCCCGGCCCCGCCCACTGCCTTCCCAG GTGCCCCTCAGTTCTACAGCATGAACCGCCCGGTGCAGCCACCCCAGAACGCCCATGTGGGAGGCTCGCTGCCGTACCGCCGCCCCTCGTCTGTCACCGGCCAGCCTAACATGAATCAGAACCAGCTCAACGGTGGACCACACTTTGCCCAGAATCAAG GCCCACTTgcgccccctcccccctccatGCAGATCACCCCTCAGCTGCCCCTGATGGGCTTTGTGGCCCGAGTTCAGGAGACCA TCTCAGATGCGCCGCCCCCGCCGCCCCTTGTGGACGAGCCAGTCTTTGAGGACCCTACACCTCCTCCACCGGAGGactatgaggatgatgaggaagaagaggagtcGGCGGTGGTGGAGTATAGCGACCCGTACGCAGAGGAGGACCCGCCCTGGGCACCACGCAGCTACCTGGAGAAAG TGGTGGCCATCTACGACTACAGTCGGGACAAAGAAGACGAGCTGTCCTTCCAGGAGGGCGCCATTATCTACGTGATCAAGAAGAACGACGACGGCTGGTACGAGGGCGTGATGAATGGAACCACAGGCCTCTTCCCAGGCAACTACGTCGAATCCATCATGCACTACGCTGATTGA
- the LOC133479292 gene encoding abl interactor 2-like isoform X8 produces the protein MAMAAVPHATVAAPENPRCPAKDVKMAELQMLLEEEIPAGRSALLDSFTNLERVAEYCESNYVQSPDKQRALEETKNYTTQSLASVAYLINTLANNVLQMLDIQASQLRRMESSINHISQTVDIHKEKVARREIGILTTNKNTSRTHKIIAPANPERPVRYIRKPVDYSLLDDMGHGVKASAQSMKAGGGGGLPRTNPPTQKPPSPPMSGKGTLGSGSSGGSHPSSSRSSSRENSGSGSVGLPIAVPTPAPPTAFPAPAPSNTTKPTSNTATTPGPIPPVLDGPSQASNPPTEIPHVPPPPPQLPTSAAPTGTGPATYGNPAQGAPQFYSMNRPVQPPQNAHVGGSLPYRRPSSVTGQPNMNQNQLNGGPHFAQNQGPLAPPPPSMQITPQLPLMGFVARVQETISDAPPPPPLVDEPVFEDPTPPPPEDYEDDEEEEESAVVEYSDPYAEEDPPWAPRSYLEKVVAIYDYSRDKEDELSFQEGAIIYVIKKNDDGWYEGVMNGTTGLFPGNYVESIMHYAD, from the exons ATGGCGATGGCTGCAGTACCGCACGCAACCGTGGCGGCGCCAGAGAACCCACGCTGCCCCGCTAAAGATGTGAAAATGGCGGAGCTACAAATGCTTTTGGAAGAGGAGATTCCAGCAGGTCGAAGCGCTCTGCTGGATAGTTTCACGAATTTGGAAAGAGTCGCCGAGTATTGCGAGAGCAACTATGTCCAG TCTCCAGATAAGCAGCGAGCCCTGGAGGAGACCAAGAATTACACCACTCAGTCGCTGGCCAGCGTGGCGTACCTGATTAACACGCTGGCCAACAATGTCCTGCAGATGCTGGACATCCAGGCCTCGCAGCTACGCCGCATGGAGTCTTCCATCAACCACATCTCTCAG ACGGTGGACATTCACAAAGAGAAGGTGGCCAGGCGGGAAATTGGCATCCTCACCACCAACAAGAATACATCCCGCACACACAAGATCATCGCCCCAGCCAATCCAGAGAGGCCTGTGCGCTACATCCGCAAGCCTGTCGACTACAGCCTGCTGGATGACATGGGCCATGGAGTCAAG GCGAGTGCTCAGAGCATGAAAGCTGGTGGTGGAGGTGGACTCCCTCGCACGAACCCCCCGACACAGAAGCCGCCCAGCCCCCCTATGAGCGGAAAAGGGACTCTTGG CAGCGGGAGCAGCGGAGGCAGCCACCCCAGCAGTAGTCGCAGCAGCAGCCGGGAGAACAGTGGCAGCGGTAGTGTGGGTCTGCCCATCGCTGTGCCCACCCCGGCCCCGCCCACTGCCTTCCCAG CCCCTGCCCCCTCCAACACAACTAAACCTACATCCAACACTGCCACAACCCCTGGTCCCATACCCCCCGTCCTTGACGGCCCCTCCCAGGCCTCTAACCCGCCTACTGAGATCCCGCAtgtgcccccaccccctccccagcTCCCCACCTCCGCAGCCCCCACTGGCACAGGACCAGCTACTTATGGAAACCCTGCACAAG GTGCCCCTCAGTTCTACAGCATGAACCGCCCGGTGCAGCCACCCCAGAACGCCCATGTGGGAGGCTCGCTGCCGTACCGCCGCCCCTCGTCTGTCACCGGCCAGCCTAACATGAATCAGAACCAGCTCAACGGTGGACCACACTTTGCCCAGAATCAAG GCCCACTTgcgccccctcccccctccatGCAGATCACCCCTCAGCTGCCCCTGATGGGCTTTGTGGCCCGAGTTCAGGAGACCA TCTCAGATGCGCCGCCCCCGCCGCCCCTTGTGGACGAGCCAGTCTTTGAGGACCCTACACCTCCTCCACCGGAGGactatgaggatgatgaggaagaagaggagtcGGCGGTGGTGGAGTATAGCGACCCGTACGCAGAGGAGGACCCGCCCTGGGCACCACGCAGCTACCTGGAGAAAG TGGTGGCCATCTACGACTACAGTCGGGACAAAGAAGACGAGCTGTCCTTCCAGGAGGGCGCCATTATCTACGTGATCAAGAAGAACGACGACGGCTGGTACGAGGGCGTGATGAATGGAACCACAGGCCTCTTCCCAGGCAACTACGTCGAATCCATCATGCACTACGCTGATTGA
- the LOC133479292 gene encoding abl interactor 2-like isoform X7 translates to MAMAAVPHATVAAPENPRCPAKDVKMAELQMLLEEEIPAGRSALLDSFTNLERVAEYCESNYVQSPDKQRALEETKNYTTQSLASVAYLINTLANNVLQMLDIQASQLRRMESSINHISQTVDIHKEKVARREIGILTTNKNTSRTHKIIAPANPERPVRYIRKPVDYSLLDDMGHGVKWLQRFKASAQSMKAGGGGGLPRTNPPTQKPPSPPMSGKGTLGGSSGGSHPSSSRSSSRENSGSGSVGLPIAVPTPAPPTAFPAPAPSNTTKPTSNTATTPGPIPPVLDGPSQASNPPTEIPHVPPPPPQLPTSAAPTGTGPATYGNPAQGAPQFYSMNRPVQPPQNAHVGGSLPYRRPSSVTGQPNMNQNQLNGGPHFAQNQGPLAPPPPSMQITPQLPLMGFVARVQETISDAPPPPPLVDEPVFEDPTPPPPEDYEDDEEEEESAVVEYSDPYAEEDPPWAPRSYLEKVVAIYDYSRDKEDELSFQEGAIIYVIKKNDDGWYEGVMNGTTGLFPGNYVESIMHYAD, encoded by the exons ATGGCGATGGCTGCAGTACCGCACGCAACCGTGGCGGCGCCAGAGAACCCACGCTGCCCCGCTAAAGATGTGAAAATGGCGGAGCTACAAATGCTTTTGGAAGAGGAGATTCCAGCAGGTCGAAGCGCTCTGCTGGATAGTTTCACGAATTTGGAAAGAGTCGCCGAGTATTGCGAGAGCAACTATGTCCAG TCTCCAGATAAGCAGCGAGCCCTGGAGGAGACCAAGAATTACACCACTCAGTCGCTGGCCAGCGTGGCGTACCTGATTAACACGCTGGCCAACAATGTCCTGCAGATGCTGGACATCCAGGCCTCGCAGCTACGCCGCATGGAGTCTTCCATCAACCACATCTCTCAG ACGGTGGACATTCACAAAGAGAAGGTGGCCAGGCGGGAAATTGGCATCCTCACCACCAACAAGAATACATCCCGCACACACAAGATCATCGCCCCAGCCAATCCAGAGAGGCCTGTGCGCTACATCCGCAAGCCTGTCGACTACAGCCTGCTGGATGACATGGGCCATGGAGTCAAG TGGTTGCAAAGGTTTAAG GCGAGTGCTCAGAGCATGAAAGCTGGTGGTGGAGGTGGACTCCCTCGCACGAACCCCCCGACACAGAAGCCGCCCAGCCCCCCTATGAGCGGAAAAGGGACTCTTGG CGGGAGCAGCGGAGGCAGCCACCCCAGCAGTAGTCGCAGCAGCAGCCGGGAGAACAGTGGCAGCGGTAGTGTGGGTCTGCCCATCGCTGTGCCCACCCCGGCCCCGCCCACTGCCTTCCCAG CCCCTGCCCCCTCCAACACAACTAAACCTACATCCAACACTGCCACAACCCCTGGTCCCATACCCCCCGTCCTTGACGGCCCCTCCCAGGCCTCTAACCCGCCTACTGAGATCCCGCAtgtgcccccaccccctccccagcTCCCCACCTCCGCAGCCCCCACTGGCACAGGACCAGCTACTTATGGAAACCCTGCACAAG GTGCCCCTCAGTTCTACAGCATGAACCGCCCGGTGCAGCCACCCCAGAACGCCCATGTGGGAGGCTCGCTGCCGTACCGCCGCCCCTCGTCTGTCACCGGCCAGCCTAACATGAATCAGAACCAGCTCAACGGTGGACCACACTTTGCCCAGAATCAAG GCCCACTTgcgccccctcccccctccatGCAGATCACCCCTCAGCTGCCCCTGATGGGCTTTGTGGCCCGAGTTCAGGAGACCA TCTCAGATGCGCCGCCCCCGCCGCCCCTTGTGGACGAGCCAGTCTTTGAGGACCCTACACCTCCTCCACCGGAGGactatgaggatgatgaggaagaagaggagtcGGCGGTGGTGGAGTATAGCGACCCGTACGCAGAGGAGGACCCGCCCTGGGCACCACGCAGCTACCTGGAGAAAG TGGTGGCCATCTACGACTACAGTCGGGACAAAGAAGACGAGCTGTCCTTCCAGGAGGGCGCCATTATCTACGTGATCAAGAAGAACGACGACGGCTGGTACGAGGGCGTGATGAATGGAACCACAGGCCTCTTCCCAGGCAACTACGTCGAATCCATCATGCACTACGCTGATTGA